Within the Clostridium scatologenes genome, the region CAAAAAGTATCTAAATCATGTAGTGAAAAAGAAAGAAATGATTTTTTATGTTTTGTAATGGATCTAGTGGAATCTGTAATTGATAATTATGATGAGACTTATTTGACAGATAAAGATAGAGTGAGAACTATATCTATACCTACTGCTGATGTCAAAACTACAGATTTTGATATAACAAGGGGTAAGGGGTTAAAGCTATTTGATTTAGGATATGAAAGTGCAGAAAGGTTTCTTAGTGAATGGGATTTTAGAGAGTACATTAGATGTTATGTTCAGAAGAAAGTTTCAATATAAAAAAATAAGAAACATTTTTTTAGAGGACAATTGACAATTGTCCTCATGTTTTTAGTGTTAATTTTTAGATGTTTACTACAGGTGTATTTTGAAAAAGTGGTATTTAGGTGATTTCCAAGTTTTTAAATAGGATATGTTTAATGCTTCACGAGAATGTTGAGAAATTAAGGGTTTATTCTGAGAAAAACCCGTTATAATTGCTGAGTGAAATATAATTTTTTTACTATTTTCATAAAATATTAAATCTCCTAATTTTAGAGAATTAATATCAGTTGTTTCAACTCCCTTACAGCCAGGAAGATTTAATTCTGTGTTTACTTTTAAGTACCAGTAAAGAGAATGTGCTAAAGTCCAAGAAAGTGATTGGT harbors:
- a CDS encoding amidase domain-containing protein, with product MYILRASQYSRSDSVKYALKYALNPNKKYRYFPLIENNSGDCSNFVSQCLYAGGAPMIFNPKNPWWYNNTNQSLSWTLAHSLYWYLKVNTELNLPGCKGVETTDINSLKLGDLIFYENSKKIIFHSAIITGFSQNKPLISQHSREALNISYLKTWKSPKYHFFKIHL